In Rutidosis leptorrhynchoides isolate AG116_Rl617_1_P2 chromosome 2, CSIRO_AGI_Rlap_v1, whole genome shotgun sequence, one genomic interval encodes:
- the LOC139894507 gene encoding vignain-like has product MAISKFLLVSLSLGLVLGVAWSFDFHEKELETEDSLWEMYERWRSYHTLATDHQEKQRRFNVFKANVQHVHETNKMNKPYKLQLNKFADMTNHEFRSIYAGSKIHHRRMLQGDRIGNKTFMYANVDRVPSSVDWRKKGAVTPVKDQGQCGSCWAFSTVVAVEGINQIKTKELVSLSEQELIDCDTSENQGCNGGLMDLAFDFIKKKGGLTKEETYPYTAADGRCDAIKENAPVVSIDGHEDVPQNNEDALMKAVANQPCAVAIDAEGSDFQFYKEGVFNGKCGTNLDHGVAVVGYGTTLDGTKYWIVKNSWGPEWGEKGYIRMERGISNKQGLCGIAMEASYPIKKNANNPKSSLKDEL; this is encoded by the exons ATGGCGATTAGCAAGTTTCTTTTAGTTTCTCTTTCTTTAGGATTAGTTTTAGGTGTTGCATGGAGCTTCGATTTCCATGAGAAGGAGCTCGAAACCGAAGATAGTTTGTGGGAAATGTACGAGCGATGGAGGTCTTACCACACACTGGCTACAGACCACCAAGAGAAGCAAAGGCGGTTCAATGTTTTTAAAGCCAACGTGCAACATGTTCATGAAACTAACAAAATGAACAAACCTTATAAGTTGCAGCTTAACAAGTTTGCTGACATGACTAACCATGAGTTCAGAAGTATATATGCAGGTTCCAAGATTCATCATCGTAGGATGCTTCAAGGAGATCGAATTGGCAATAAAACGTTTATGTATGCTAATGTTGACCGTGTCCCTAGTTCTGTTGATTGGAGAAAGAAAGGGGCAGTCACCCCTGTAAAGGATCAAGGACAATGCG GAAGTTGTTGGGCGTTTTCAACAGTGGTGGCAGTTGAAGGAATAAACCAGATTAAAACCAAGGAGTTAGTGTCGCTATCAGAGCAAGAACTTATCGATTGTGACACCTCAGAAAACCAAGGGTGTAATGGAGGGCTAATGGATTTGGCCTTCGATTTTATTAAAAAGAAAGGAGGTCTAACTAAGGAGGAGACTTATCCTTACACAGCTGCAGATGGGCGATGCGATGCTATAAAG GAGAATGCACCAGTTGTATCAATTGATGGACATGAGGATGTACCTCAAAATAATGAGGATGCACTAATGAAAGCGGTAGCAAACCAGCCTTGTGCTGTTGCCATTGATGCTGAAGGTTCCGATTTCCAATTCTATAAAGAG GGAGTTTTTAACGGAAAGTGTGGAACAAACTTAGATCACGGAGTAGCAGTCGTGGGATACGGTACAACTCTAGACGGAACTAAATATTGGATCGTGAAAAACTCATGGGGACCCGAATGGGGAGAAAAAGGATACATTAGAATGGAACGAGGGATATCAAATAAACAAGGACTTTGTGGCATAGCAATGGAAGCTTCTTATCCTATCAAGAAAAACGCCAACAACCCCAAATCGTCTCTTAAAGACGAACTCTAG
- the LOC139894508 gene encoding peptide methionine sulfoxide reductase-like, giving the protein MASDEIKNPALDPDTDQPSNPGHQLAQFGAGCFWGVELAFQRVEGVVKTEVGYSQGHVHNPNYNLVCTGTTKHSEVVRVEFDPTICHYNNLLSLFWSRHDPTTLNRQQGDVGTQYRSGIYYYNEEQARLANESLVEKQKNLKNKIVTEILPAKRFYRAEDYHQQYLEKGGRAGSKQSAVKGCNDPIRCYG; this is encoded by the exons ATGGCTTCCGACGAAATCAAAAACCCGGCGCTAGATCCGGATACGGATCAACCGAGCAACCCGGGTCACCAATTAGCTCAATTCGGAGCAGGATGTTTCTGGGGTGTTGAGCTGGCGTTCCAGCGGGTCGAAGGTGTTGTGAAAACTGAAGTTGGATATTCTCAAGGTCACGTTCACAACCCGAATTACAATTTGGTTTGTACCGGAACCACCAAACATTCTGAAGTTGTTCGGGTCGAGTTTGACCCAACTATTTGTCATTACAACAACCTGCTTTCCCTCTTTTGGTCCCGCCATGATCCTACTACCCTCAACCGTCAG cAAGGTGATGTGGGTACACAGTATAGATCAGGGATATACTATTATAATGAAGAACAGGCACGTTTAGCAAATGAATCACTGGTCGAGAAGCAGAAGAATTTAAAAAACAAGATTGTGACCGAAATTCTTCCAGCCAAAAGGTTCTACAGAGCGGAAGATTACCACCAGCAGTACCTGGAAAAGGGTGGGCGTGCGGGTTCTAAACAAAGTGCTGTAAAGGGATGCAATGACCCCATCAGATGCTACGGATGA